One segment of Curtobacterium sp. MR_MD2014 DNA contains the following:
- the rpsB gene encoding 30S ribosomal protein S2, with translation MAVVTIRQLLDSGVHFGHQTRRWNPKVKRFILAERSGIHIIDLQQSLAYIDRAYDFVKETVAHGGTILFVGTKKQAQGSIAEQATRVGQPYVNQRWLGGLLTNFQTVSKRLARMKELEEIDFDDTTKGFTKKELLIKKRELDKLHKTLGGIRNLTRTPSALWVVDTKKEHLAIDEAQKLGIPVIGILDTNCDPDEITYPIPGNDDAIRSVGLLTRIVADAAAEGLKTRHNGGDEETAEPLAEWEQELLSGEQGGAQAAPAAEAAPAAEAPVEENDADAQVAAKEIGEPIADEAKNAEATSAE, from the coding sequence ATGGCCGTCGTCACCATCCGCCAGCTGCTCGACAGCGGCGTCCACTTCGGACACCAGACCCGTCGGTGGAACCCGAAGGTGAAGCGCTTCATCCTCGCCGAGCGCTCGGGCATCCACATCATCGACCTGCAGCAGTCGCTGGCCTACATCGACCGCGCGTACGACTTCGTCAAGGAGACGGTCGCGCACGGTGGCACGATCCTCTTCGTGGGCACCAAGAAGCAGGCGCAGGGCTCCATCGCCGAGCAGGCGACCCGCGTCGGCCAGCCGTACGTCAACCAGCGTTGGCTCGGCGGTCTGCTCACGAACTTCCAGACGGTCTCCAAGCGCCTCGCGCGCATGAAGGAGCTCGAGGAGATCGACTTCGACGACACGACGAAGGGCTTCACCAAGAAGGAGCTCCTCATCAAGAAGCGCGAGCTGGACAAGCTCCACAAGACCCTCGGTGGTATCCGCAACCTCACGCGGACCCCGAGCGCGCTCTGGGTCGTCGACACCAAGAAGGAGCACCTCGCGATCGACGAGGCGCAGAAGCTCGGGATCCCGGTCATCGGCATCCTCGACACCAACTGCGACCCCGACGAGATCACCTACCCGATCCCGGGCAACGACGACGCGATCCGCTCCGTCGGTCTCCTGACCCGCATCGTCGCCGACGCCGCGGCCGAGGGCCTGAAGACCCGCCACAACGGCGGCGACGAGGAGACGGCCGAGCCGCTGGCCGAGTGGGAGCAGGAGCTCCTCTCCGGTGAGCAGGGTGGCGCGCAGGCCGCTCCGGCAGCCGAGGCCGCCCCCGCAGCCGAGGCTCCCGTCGAGGAGAACGACGCCGACGCGCAGGTCGCCGCGAAGGAGATCGGCGAGCCGATCGCCGACGAGGCCAAGAACGCCGAAGCCACCTCGGCCGAGTAG
- the pyrH gene encoding UMP kinase codes for MTNEKTGRRRVLLKLSGEAFGAGSLGVNPDVISTIAKEIAQAAQDVEVAIVVGGGNFFRGAELSQRGMDRGRADYMGMLGTVMNALALQDFLEQAGAATRVQSAISMTQVAEPYIPRRAERHLEKGRIVIFGAGAGLPYFSTDTVAAQRALEIDAHEVLVAKNGVDGVYTADPKKDATAEKLHHVTYQDALLQGLKVVDATAFSLCMDNGMPMHVFGMEGEGNVAAAIRGERIGTVVSN; via the coding sequence ATGACGAACGAGAAGACCGGACGCCGCCGGGTCCTGCTGAAGCTGTCGGGGGAGGCGTTCGGGGCGGGGTCCCTCGGGGTGAACCCGGACGTCATCAGCACCATCGCCAAGGAGATCGCGCAGGCCGCGCAGGACGTCGAGGTGGCCATCGTGGTCGGCGGCGGCAACTTCTTCCGCGGTGCCGAGCTCTCGCAGCGCGGCATGGACCGCGGTCGTGCCGACTACATGGGCATGCTCGGCACCGTGATGAACGCGCTCGCGCTCCAGGACTTCCTGGAGCAGGCCGGAGCGGCGACCCGAGTGCAGTCCGCGATCAGCATGACCCAGGTCGCAGAGCCGTACATCCCGCGGCGCGCCGAGCGGCACCTCGAGAAGGGGCGCATCGTGATCTTCGGTGCCGGTGCGGGCCTGCCGTACTTCTCGACCGACACGGTCGCCGCCCAGCGTGCGCTCGAGATCGACGCGCACGAGGTCCTCGTGGCCAAGAACGGCGTGGACGGTGTGTACACCGCCGACCCGAAGAAGGACGCCACCGCCGAGAAGCTGCACCACGTCACGTACCAGGACGCCCTGCTGCAGGGCCTGAAGGTCGTCGACGCGACGGCGTTCTCGCTCTGCATGGACAACGGCATGCCGATGCACGTCTTCGGCATGGAGGGCGAGGGCAACGTCGCGGCCGCCATCCGCGGGGAGCGCATCGGTACGGTCGTCAGCAACTGA
- a CDS encoding alpha/beta hydrolase has translation MSTEIRSNTELPARRTDIELVTDDHLTLVGELAEPLDRPARGTLVTLHPLPTAHGFMDSHVLKKAASRLPALADIAVLRFNFRSVTSPRGTSEGVFGDGESEGFDLRAAVQETVARGLPTPWLLGWSFGTEVVLKHGLEHVAAGNVAGVVLLSPPLHRISDDELRRWADVDVPVVALVPEHDDFLQPEDAVRRFAVAPNVRVVPVAGAKHLWVGERYVRTVLDAVADLVVPGSAPLPTHLDD, from the coding sequence ATGAGCACCGAGATCCGCTCGAACACCGAGCTCCCCGCCCGACGTACCGACATCGAACTGGTGACGGACGACCACCTCACCCTCGTCGGCGAGCTCGCCGAGCCGCTCGACCGGCCTGCGCGGGGCACGCTCGTGACGCTCCACCCGCTGCCGACCGCGCACGGGTTCATGGACAGCCACGTGCTGAAGAAGGCTGCCTCGCGCCTGCCCGCGCTGGCCGACATCGCGGTGCTGCGGTTCAACTTCCGGTCGGTGACCTCGCCACGGGGCACGTCCGAGGGCGTCTTCGGTGACGGTGAGTCCGAGGGCTTCGACCTCCGCGCCGCCGTGCAGGAGACCGTCGCACGCGGACTGCCGACCCCGTGGCTCCTCGGCTGGTCGTTCGGCACCGAGGTCGTCCTCAAGCACGGCCTCGAACACGTCGCCGCGGGGAACGTCGCCGGCGTGGTGCTGCTGTCGCCCCCGCTGCACCGGATCTCGGACGACGAGCTCCGACGCTGGGCGGACGTGGACGTCCCGGTCGTCGCGCTGGTCCCGGAGCACGACGACTTCCTGCAGCCGGAGGACGCGGTCCGCCGCTTCGCCGTCGCGCCGAACGTGCGGGTCGTCCCCGTCGCGGGCGCGAAGCACCTGTGGGTCGGGGAACGGTACGTCCGCACGGTCCTCGACGCCGTCGCGGACCTCGTGGTCCCGGGCAGCGCGCCGCTGCCGACGCACCTCGACGACTGA
- a CDS encoding sugar porter family MFS transporter translates to MSNTSTQHGEDRAFKGKVTLFAIAAAVGGFLFGFDSSVINGAVDAIKGEFGLSEAASGFAVASALIGCAFGAYFAGRLADRWGRTRVMFWAAVLFFVSSIGSAFAFATWDLVIWRLVGGLGIGTASVIAPAYISEVSPKAIRGRLASFQQLAITLGIFAALLSDQLFAVTAGGASEQVLGLAAWRWMFLVGVVPSVVYGVLAITLPESPRFLLSKGRADDAREVMGKIVPRDTVNTSLEEIQDGIKKEANEKKGSIRGNRFGLQPIVWVGIILAVLQQFVGINVIFYYSTTLWQAVGFKESDSFLISTITSIVNVAVTFIAIFTVDKLGRKPLLVAGSSGMFVSLTMVAIAFSQATIVDGAPSLPGSWGIIALIFANLFVVSFGATWGPLMWVLLGEMFPNRIRATALGVGSAANWIANFVVTISFPVLSGFNLTVTYGIYALFALLSLFFVIAKIPETKGRSLEEMGITAEGDTVSAK, encoded by the coding sequence GTGTCGAACACGTCCACCCAGCACGGCGAGGACCGTGCGTTCAAGGGGAAGGTCACCCTGTTCGCCATCGCGGCGGCAGTCGGCGGCTTCCTCTTCGGATTCGACTCCTCCGTCATCAACGGAGCCGTCGACGCGATCAAGGGCGAGTTCGGCCTGTCCGAGGCCGCCAGCGGCTTCGCGGTCGCCTCCGCGCTCATCGGCTGTGCCTTCGGTGCCTACTTCGCCGGTCGCCTGGCCGACCGCTGGGGCCGGACGCGCGTCATGTTCTGGGCAGCGGTGCTGTTCTTCGTCAGCTCGATCGGCTCCGCCTTCGCGTTCGCGACCTGGGACCTCGTCATCTGGCGTCTCGTCGGTGGCCTCGGCATCGGTACCGCGTCGGTGATCGCCCCCGCGTACATCTCCGAGGTCTCCCCGAAGGCGATCCGCGGCCGACTGGCGTCCTTCCAGCAGCTCGCCATCACGCTCGGCATCTTCGCCGCCCTGCTCTCCGACCAGCTCTTCGCGGTGACCGCCGGTGGCGCCTCGGAGCAGGTCCTCGGCCTCGCCGCCTGGCGATGGATGTTCCTCGTCGGTGTCGTGCCGTCCGTCGTCTACGGCGTGCTCGCGATCACCCTGCCGGAGTCCCCGCGCTTCCTGCTCTCGAAGGGCCGTGCCGACGACGCCCGTGAGGTCATGGGCAAGATCGTCCCGCGTGACACCGTGAACACGAGCCTGGAGGAGATCCAGGACGGCATCAAGAAGGAGGCCAACGAGAAGAAGGGCTCCATCCGGGGCAACCGCTTCGGCCTGCAGCCCATCGTCTGGGTCGGCATCATCCTCGCCGTGCTGCAGCAGTTCGTCGGCATCAACGTGATCTTCTACTACTCGACGACCCTCTGGCAGGCGGTCGGGTTCAAGGAGAGCGACTCGTTCCTCATCTCGACGATCACGTCGATCGTCAACGTCGCCGTCACGTTCATCGCGATCTTCACCGTGGACAAGCTCGGCCGGAAGCCGCTGCTCGTGGCGGGCTCGTCGGGCATGTTCGTCTCGCTCACGATGGTCGCGATCGCGTTCTCGCAGGCCACGATCGTGGACGGCGCGCCGAGCCTGCCCGGCTCCTGGGGCATCATCGCGCTGATCTTCGCGAACCTGTTCGTGGTCTCCTTCGGCGCCACCTGGGGTCCGCTCATGTGGGTCCTGCTCGGCGAGATGTTCCCGAACCGCATCCGCGCGACCGCGCTCGGCGTCGGCTCGGCCGCCAACTGGATCGCGAACTTCGTGGTCACGATCTCGTTCCCGGTGCTCTCCGGCTTCAACCTGACGGTGACCTACGGCATCTACGCCCTGTTCGCCCTGCTCTCGCTGTTCTTCGTCATCGCGAAGATCCCGGAGACGAAGGGCCGCTCCCTCGAGGAGATGGGCATCACGGCAGAGGGCGACACGGTGTCGGCGAAGTAG
- a CDS encoding transglycosylase SLT domain-containing protein, with product MGRHTADLSSDRGTREHLDRPVVGERRAARDRLRTTGHSVLHETPRVETAALPSTPLGAPVTAPTPVATSAAPATAPVLVRGPIAPTGAADPRIVQQRRAVAAPAKPKAARTLNSFMRGRATIPTLSFFAVFGFVGGSLFNPMQPDVAQAAVVAPVLVKAPVEPQQFTAHGTYAAFDVTRDGYGVTLPKPKVEEKPAEATDDQADPAAKSTAVTPSNTLAATAATPNPGSAQEIAQQMVAARGWGSEQFNCLVSLWNKESGWRVNAYNPSGAYGIPQALPGSKMATAGADWQTNPATQITWGLNYISGVYGTPCGAWGHSQSYNWY from the coding sequence ATGGGCAGGCACACGGCAGACCTCAGCTCCGACCGCGGTACCCGCGAGCACCTCGACCGTCCGGTCGTCGGTGAGCGCCGCGCGGCACGCGACCGACTCCGCACGACGGGGCACTCGGTCCTCCACGAGACCCCGCGGGTCGAGACGGCAGCGCTGCCGTCGACACCGCTGGGCGCACCCGTGACGGCGCCGACCCCGGTCGCGACGTCCGCCGCACCGGCGACCGCTCCGGTCCTCGTCCGCGGACCGATCGCACCGACCGGTGCTGCCGACCCGCGCATCGTCCAGCAGCGACGCGCGGTCGCCGCACCGGCGAAGCCGAAGGCCGCCCGGACCCTCAACTCGTTCATGCGCGGACGCGCGACCATCCCGACGCTGTCGTTCTTCGCCGTCTTCGGCTTCGTCGGCGGCTCGCTGTTCAACCCGATGCAGCCCGACGTCGCCCAGGCCGCCGTCGTCGCTCCGGTGCTCGTCAAGGCGCCCGTGGAGCCGCAGCAGTTCACGGCACACGGCACGTACGCCGCGTTCGACGTGACGCGCGACGGCTACGGCGTCACGCTGCCGAAGCCCAAGGTCGAGGAGAAGCCGGCCGAAGCCACCGACGACCAGGCCGACCCGGCAGCGAAGAGCACGGCCGTCACGCCGTCGAACACGCTCGCGGCGACGGCCGCGACGCCGAACCCGGGCAGCGCGCAGGAGATCGCCCAGCAGATGGTCGCCGCACGCGGCTGGGGGAGCGAGCAGTTCAACTGCCTCGTGTCGCTGTGGAACAAGGAGTCGGGTTGGCGCGTCAACGCGTACAACCCGAGCGGTGCCTACGGCATCCCGCAGGCGCTGCCCGGCAGCAAGATGGCCACGGCCGGTGCGGACTGGCAGACGAACCCCGCGACGCAGATCACCTGGGGTCTCAACTACATCTCCGGCGTCTACGGCACCCCCTGCGGCGCGTGGGGCCACAGCCAGTCCTACAACTGGTACTGA
- the frr gene encoding ribosome recycling factor — translation MISDVLTEATEKMAKAVDVAKDDFATVRTGRINAALFQKIPVDYYGTPTPLAQLASLQTPEARTLIVTPYDKSALKEIERAIATFPNLGASPSNDGEIVRVTIPELTQDRRKEFVKLVRGKGEDHKVVIRNIRRRAKDDLDALKGEISDDEIARGDKDLEALTKKHVDQIDDALKKKEAELLEV, via the coding sequence GTGATCAGTGATGTCCTGACCGAAGCCACCGAGAAGATGGCGAAGGCCGTCGACGTCGCCAAGGACGACTTCGCGACCGTCCGTACCGGACGCATCAACGCCGCCCTCTTCCAGAAGATCCCGGTCGACTACTACGGCACCCCGACGCCGCTCGCGCAGCTCGCGTCGCTCCAGACGCCCGAGGCACGCACGCTCATCGTCACGCCGTACGACAAGTCGGCCCTGAAGGAGATCGAACGCGCGATCGCGACGTTCCCGAACCTCGGCGCCAGCCCGTCGAACGACGGCGAGATCGTCCGCGTGACGATCCCGGAGCTCACGCAGGACCGCCGCAAGGAGTTCGTGAAGCTCGTGCGTGGCAAGGGTGAGGACCACAAGGTCGTCATCCGGAACATCCGTCGCCGCGCGAAGGACGACCTCGACGCGCTGAAGGGTGAGATCTCCGACGACGAGATCGCCCGGGGCGACAAGGACCTCGAGGCCCTGACGAAGAAGCACGTCGACCAGATCGACGACGCGCTGAAGAAGAAGGAAGCCGAACTCCTCGAGGTCTGA
- a CDS encoding phosphatidate cytidylyltransferase has translation MRLPEPGGDRPTEPRPTGAAPTTKKGLRQDFDARARAARADFEAQLKQRKADFGARNEALTARTGRNLPAAIAIALAFAVVMLGSLLIWKPAFMVVAAFLLGVAVYELASAMRFAGRDVPRIPSVAAAVVMVPAAFLGGQVAALFAILGGIVLIAVWRLVEVAIAREKPPAGHVARDLTNGLFVQAYITLLGACIVLLSAQPRGELWVIAFILVVVAVDTGAYATGLNLGKHPMAPRISPKKTWEGFAGSVAASILVGIVVTWLMLGLPWWTGIVLGVLISGSATLGDLTESMIKRDLGIKDISSFLPGHGGLLDRIDSILPSSAVAYVLFLVVVH, from the coding sequence ATGCGTCTCCCCGAGCCGGGCGGCGACCGCCCCACAGAACCGCGCCCGACCGGAGCAGCCCCGACCACGAAGAAGGGGCTGCGACAGGACTTCGATGCCCGTGCCCGTGCGGCGCGCGCCGACTTCGAGGCGCAGCTCAAGCAGCGCAAGGCGGACTTCGGCGCGCGCAACGAGGCACTGACCGCCCGCACCGGCCGCAACCTGCCGGCCGCGATCGCCATCGCCCTGGCGTTCGCGGTCGTCATGCTGGGGTCGCTCCTCATCTGGAAGCCGGCGTTCATGGTCGTCGCGGCCTTCCTGCTCGGGGTGGCCGTCTACGAGCTCGCGAGTGCGATGCGGTTCGCCGGGCGCGACGTGCCGCGCATCCCGAGCGTGGCCGCGGCCGTCGTCATGGTCCCGGCAGCGTTCCTCGGAGGGCAGGTCGCGGCGCTGTTCGCGATCCTCGGCGGCATCGTCCTCATCGCGGTCTGGCGGCTCGTCGAGGTCGCGATCGCGCGGGAGAAGCCGCCGGCCGGTCACGTCGCCCGCGACCTGACGAACGGTCTGTTCGTGCAGGCCTACATCACCCTGCTCGGTGCGTGCATCGTGCTGCTCTCGGCCCAGCCCCGCGGTGAGCTGTGGGTGATCGCCTTCATCCTGGTGGTCGTCGCCGTCGACACGGGTGCGTACGCCACCGGGCTCAACCTCGGCAAGCACCCGATGGCGCCGCGGATCAGCCCGAAGAAGACCTGGGAGGGCTTCGCGGGATCGGTCGCCGCGAGCATCCTGGTCGGCATCGTGGTGACCTGGCTCATGCTCGGTCTGCCCTGGTGGACCGGCATCGTCCTCGGTGTCCTCATCTCGGGCTCCGCCACGCTCGGCGACCTGACCGAGTCGATGATCAAGCGCGACCTCGGCATCAAGGACATCTCGTCGTTCCTGCCCGGGCACGGTGGGCTGCTCGACCGCATCGACAGCATCCTGCCGTCGTCGGCCGTGGCCTACGTGTTGTTCCTGGTGGTCGTCCACTGA
- the tsf gene encoding translation elongation factor Ts has product MANYSLADVKKLREDLGAGMMDAKNALVEADGDYDKAVELLRIKGAKAVAKRDDRATSEGVVVATTEGGAATVVELASETDFVAKNEKFTTLADKVVAAVAAAGASDVEAGNAAPLDGKTVAETIDEAAAALGEKLALRTVVRVEGDAFEVYLHKTSQDLPPQIAVVIAYAGSDAAEARSIAQHVAFANPTYLTRDEIPAEAIEKERATVEAITREEGKPEAALPKIVEGRLNAYRKQVALLEQDYAKDNKLSVAKAAENAGLTIQGFARVKVGA; this is encoded by the coding sequence ATGGCCAACTACAGCCTTGCTGACGTGAAGAAGCTCCGTGAGGACCTCGGGGCCGGCATGATGGACGCGAAGAACGCGCTCGTCGAGGCCGACGGCGACTACGACAAGGCCGTCGAGCTGCTCCGCATCAAGGGCGCGAAGGCCGTCGCCAAGCGCGACGACCGTGCGACCTCCGAGGGTGTCGTCGTCGCGACGACCGAGGGTGGCGCCGCCACCGTCGTCGAGCTCGCGAGCGAGACCGACTTCGTCGCGAAGAACGAGAAGTTCACCACCCTCGCCGACAAGGTCGTGGCCGCGGTCGCCGCCGCCGGTGCGTCCGACGTCGAGGCCGGCAACGCCGCGCCGCTCGACGGCAAGACCGTCGCCGAGACGATCGACGAGGCCGCCGCCGCGCTGGGTGAGAAGCTCGCGCTGCGCACCGTCGTCCGTGTCGAGGGCGACGCCTTCGAGGTCTACCTGCACAAGACCAGCCAGGACCTGCCGCCGCAGATCGCCGTCGTCATCGCCTACGCGGGCTCCGACGCCGCCGAGGCGCGGTCGATCGCCCAGCACGTCGCGTTCGCGAACCCGACGTACCTGACCCGCGACGAGATCCCGGCCGAGGCCATCGAGAAGGAGCGCGCGACCGTCGAGGCGATCACGCGCGAGGAGGGCAAGCCGGAGGCCGCCCTGCCGAAGATCGTCGAGGGTCGCCTCAACGCGTACCGCAAGCAGGTCGCGCTCCTCGAGCAGGACTACGCGAAGGACAACAAGCTGTCCGTCGCGAAGGCCGCCGAGAACGCCGGTCTGACGATCCAGGGCTTCGCCCGCGTCAAGGTCGGCGCGTAA
- a CDS encoding DivIVA domain-containing protein: MATTFPSADRKSLGYDVDEVERFLEDARRAYTAGDTAPGIEAAKIRRTAFSMRKGGYSTAHVDAALERLEDAFAAREREREIAETGQKAWYAEARAKASDVVARLERPTGQRFARTSPLGTGYHPKDVDVFAERLAGYFRDGKPLSLTEVRSVVFRPKHGGYREAQVDALLDAVVEVMLAVR; the protein is encoded by the coding sequence GTGGCCACGACCTTCCCCTCCGCAGACCGCAAGTCCCTCGGGTACGACGTCGACGAGGTCGAGCGGTTCCTCGAGGACGCCCGTCGTGCGTACACCGCCGGCGACACCGCTCCCGGCATCGAGGCGGCGAAGATCCGCAGGACCGCCTTCTCCATGCGCAAGGGCGGCTACTCCACGGCACACGTCGACGCCGCGCTCGAGCGCCTCGAGGACGCCTTCGCCGCTCGCGAGCGGGAGCGCGAGATCGCCGAGACGGGTCAGAAGGCCTGGTACGCCGAGGCCCGCGCCAAGGCGTCGGACGTCGTCGCGCGACTCGAGCGTCCCACCGGGCAGCGGTTCGCACGCACCAGCCCGCTCGGCACCGGCTACCACCCGAAGGACGTCGACGTCTTCGCGGAGCGGCTGGCGGGCTACTTCCGCGACGGCAAGCCGCTCAGCCTGACCGAGGTCCGGTCGGTGGTGTTCCGCCCGAAGCACGGCGGCTACCGCGAGGCGCAGGTGGACGCGCTGCTCGACGCGGTCGTCGAGGTCATGCTCGCCGTCCGCTGA